The following are encoded together in the Acidicapsa ligni genome:
- a CDS encoding Hsp70 family protein: MRQTPNHAPAIGIDFGTTNSSIARIVNAPASGDAQVELVRFPRRDGETESFRSVLYMERVRQDGHMRIGSWTGPAAIEHYLDADKKGRLIQSLKSYLSSSALTGTEILGRHYAFENLISRILTDLRTNAEHQFGAPVRYAMVGRPVRFVGAETEQDEAFALERLRRAFTLAGYDKIDFEMEPIAAAYAYESGLDHDELILIGDFGGGTSDFSLLHVGPGIRRRGRKPEDLLGNSGLGLAGDTFDARIVRKLVSPELGAGTLLHPASKMLPAVPAWIYANLERWHYLSFLRTRNVTEILKSARARAMEPDKIEALIALVDEDLGFQLHQAVQRLKYQLSQSETAEFRFIDGTLDLRKLVTRAEFEEWIADDLLSLENCIDSLFQTTGVNYKNVDRVFLTGGTSFVPAVRRIFERRFGADRVRSGNEFTSVARGLALRAEESLQQS; the protein is encoded by the coding sequence ATGCGGCAAACGCCAAATCACGCCCCCGCGATCGGCATCGACTTCGGCACCACCAACAGCTCGATCGCCCGCATCGTCAATGCACCGGCCAGTGGAGATGCACAGGTAGAGCTGGTGCGCTTTCCTCGCCGCGATGGCGAGACGGAGTCCTTCCGGTCCGTCCTCTACATGGAACGCGTGCGCCAGGATGGCCACATGCGCATCGGTTCATGGACTGGGCCTGCCGCAATCGAGCATTATCTCGACGCGGATAAAAAGGGCCGTCTCATCCAGTCGCTCAAAAGCTACCTGAGCAGCAGCGCACTTACTGGAACGGAAATTCTGGGCCGCCACTACGCCTTTGAAAATCTCATCTCGCGTATCCTCACCGATCTGCGCACCAATGCCGAGCACCAGTTCGGGGCGCCTGTGCGTTATGCGATGGTGGGCAGGCCCGTGCGCTTCGTTGGCGCGGAGACAGAGCAGGATGAGGCATTCGCGCTTGAACGTTTGCGCCGCGCCTTTACGCTTGCAGGCTACGACAAGATCGACTTTGAGATGGAGCCAATCGCGGCAGCCTATGCCTATGAATCCGGGCTGGATCACGACGAACTGATCCTCATCGGAGACTTCGGCGGCGGCACCAGCGACTTCTCATTGCTGCATGTAGGGCCGGGGATTCGTCGCCGCGGCCGCAAGCCTGAGGATCTGCTGGGTAACAGCGGCCTTGGTCTTGCAGGAGATACATTCGACGCACGCATCGTCCGTAAGCTTGTTTCTCCTGAACTGGGCGCGGGCACGTTGCTTCACCCCGCGAGCAAGATGCTGCCTGCGGTGCCGGCGTGGATCTACGCCAATCTTGAACGCTGGCATTATCTGTCCTTTCTCCGCACGCGCAACGTGACCGAGATACTCAAGAGCGCACGGGCACGAGCGATGGAACCGGACAAGATTGAAGCCTTAATTGCACTGGTCGATGAGGACCTGGGCTTTCAGTTACATCAGGCCGTGCAGCGTCTGAAATATCAGCTATCGCAATCGGAGACAGCCGAGTTTCGCTTTATCGATGGAACGCTCGATCTACGCAAGCTGGTAACACGCGCCGAGTTTGAAGAATGGATCGCCGACGATCTTCTATCGCTCGAAAACTGCATCGACTCGCTGTTTCAAACAACAGGCGTGAACTATAAAAATGTCGACCGCGTCTTTCTCACCGGTGGCACTTCATTCGTACCTGCCGTGCGGCGTATCTTCGAGCGCCGCTTCGGTGCGGACCGCGTCCGCAGCGGCAATGAGTTTACTTCCGTAGCTCGCGGGCTTGCATTGCGCGCTGAAGAATCGCTGCAACAAAGCTAG
- the ald gene encoding alanine dehydrogenase, producing MIIGVPREIKDHEARVGVTPAGAKALIEAGHTVLVETNAGAQSGFPDHEYQDAGAEIVGEAGHVWGTAETVVKVKEPVEKEYVYFREGLVLFTYLHLAPLPTLTDALLKSKVIGIAYETVRDRANTLPLLTPMSEVAGRMSVQVGATYLEKERGGRGILLGGVPGVPPANVCIIGGGIVGTNAAKIAVGMGAHVTLVDMNLNRLRELDDIFGGRVHTLASNSYNVGHATREADLVIGGVLIPGATAPKIVTRSMVSRMKKGSVIVDVAIDQGGCVETARPTSHSDPSYVVDGVVHYCVTNMPGAVPHTSTLGLTNATFPYLMRLANLGAEAALKQDAGLAEGLNVFKGTLTHQGVAESQGREWTAPVSVLA from the coding sequence ATGATCATCGGAGTACCCAGAGAAATCAAGGATCACGAAGCACGCGTCGGAGTAACTCCGGCAGGCGCAAAGGCATTGATCGAGGCAGGACATACCGTACTTGTGGAAACCAATGCAGGGGCACAGTCCGGTTTTCCTGATCATGAATACCAGGATGCAGGAGCTGAAATCGTCGGCGAAGCCGGTCATGTCTGGGGTACTGCGGAGACGGTTGTCAAGGTAAAGGAGCCTGTCGAGAAGGAGTATGTTTACTTCCGCGAAGGTCTCGTTCTCTTCACCTATCTCCACCTTGCGCCACTGCCGACGCTGACCGACGCGCTGCTCAAGTCCAAGGTGATTGGCATCGCTTATGAGACAGTGCGCGACCGCGCGAACACGCTGCCGCTGCTCACTCCGATGAGCGAAGTCGCAGGCCGCATGAGTGTTCAGGTCGGGGCAACCTATCTGGAAAAAGAACGTGGCGGGCGCGGCATTCTGCTGGGCGGAGTTCCGGGCGTTCCTCCGGCAAATGTATGCATCATCGGTGGCGGAATTGTTGGCACCAATGCGGCCAAGATCGCTGTTGGCATGGGTGCGCATGTCACTCTTGTCGACATGAATCTCAATCGTCTGCGCGAGCTCGATGACATCTTCGGCGGACGAGTGCACACGCTCGCGTCCAACAGCTACAACGTAGGCCACGCAACACGCGAGGCCGATCTGGTGATTGGCGGAGTGCTGATTCCAGGTGCGACTGCGCCCAAGATCGTGACTCGCTCCATGGTGAGCAGAATGAAGAAGGGCTCGGTCATTGTGGATGTGGCAATCGATCAGGGCGGTTGTGTTGAGACTGCCCGGCCTACTTCACATTCCGATCCCTCGTATGTTGTCGATGGCGTGGTTCACTATTGCGTTACGAACATGCCGGGTGCGGTGCCGCATACGTCCACGCTGGGGCTTACGAACGCGACGTTCCCATACCTGATGCGCCTGGCAAATCTTGGCGCAGAGGCGGCTCTGAAGCAGGATGCCGGATTGGCTGAAGGGCTGAATGTGTTCAAAGGAACGCTGACGCATCAGGGCGTTGCTGAGTCGCAGGGGCGTGAGTGGACTGCGCCAGTTAGCGTATTAGCCTAG
- a CDS encoding sensor histidine kinase — protein sequence MPLFGSSRRRTIALLAAGAFVIAAALTALQAFDTSRVPFLTPRTTWDILLFSGISVVAFLLLLLLLILLIRNILKLFVDQRSRALGSRLRTRLVIGAALIALAPAAFMFLFSLGLMNRSVDRWFSQPTAELRENSTRVVLELAHYATSNARLEAEAIAASGALDTNATTANAELRSRRITLEGGFVAVYGPDKQGILGYQLPAEASHRSLLPWLDDGKAETVVLHGPVFADLLMIAQRSDEPILIVDGGDEKREYATSIAATPAGRLIVVGLPMPQGLSETASQIRIGASEYWTLFRSRNSIRTTFFFVLLLITALVFFSSMWLALFLSKQITRPVEALADAMDEIADGRLDKRVAVESSGEMAELVRAFNHMAQDLETSRHMAESSREQLSAANQALEERRRELETILETIPSGVVTLDKNGAILLANRAFAALMGLDGGRGEESHLSGRKIDTLFPADCSDDLARVIRRSYRMGAASTEVETTALGRAVHLAVTSARLELGPGKQGAVLVVEDTTELLRAQRQLAWKEVAQRVAHEIKNPLTPIALSAERIRKHLDRATDDSPSVIRKCSEVILGCVGTLRTLVDQFAALAQFPAPQPRPCDMNQILEDAMLLFSGRMEGITIRQTLEPGLPPVMADPDAVKRALANLIDNAAEAMQTSLLRVLTVTTALSEDGSSVEVAVSDTGHGLTDEIRERLFLPFYSTKQRGTGLGLSIAAKIAQEHHGSIRAETNAPKGARFLLCLPVMEGSVMNGRTVLTMQANREIRQENKLDQNKPAQSKLAQNEQGQSEPNQDEPETIVAASNTLR from the coding sequence ATGCCCCTCTTTGGGAGTTCGAGGCGTCGCACCATTGCATTGCTGGCCGCTGGCGCGTTTGTTATCGCCGCTGCGTTGACGGCGTTACAGGCCTTCGATACCAGCCGTGTCCCGTTTCTGACGCCGCGAACGACATGGGACATTCTGCTCTTTTCCGGCATATCGGTTGTGGCCTTCCTGCTGCTGCTGCTACTGCTGATCCTGCTGATCCGGAACATTTTAAAGCTGTTTGTCGATCAGCGAAGCCGGGCGCTGGGGTCGCGGTTGCGTACGCGTCTCGTGATTGGGGCGGCACTGATTGCGCTCGCTCCTGCTGCGTTCATGTTTCTTTTCAGTCTTGGACTGATGAATCGCTCCGTCGATCGCTGGTTTTCACAGCCGACCGCGGAGCTGCGCGAGAACTCAACGCGGGTAGTTCTCGAACTGGCGCACTACGCTACTTCAAACGCGAGGCTTGAGGCGGAAGCGATTGCGGCTTCCGGCGCGCTCGACACCAATGCCACGACCGCAAATGCGGAGCTGCGTTCGCGGCGGATTACGCTGGAGGGCGGCTTCGTCGCGGTGTATGGGCCGGACAAGCAGGGAATTCTGGGGTATCAATTACCTGCTGAAGCAAGTCATCGCAGCCTGTTGCCGTGGCTCGATGATGGTAAAGCCGAGACAGTCGTCCTGCACGGTCCGGTCTTTGCCGATTTGCTCATGATTGCGCAGAGAAGCGATGAGCCAATTCTGATTGTCGATGGCGGCGATGAGAAGCGTGAGTATGCAACGAGCATTGCCGCTACGCCTGCAGGCCGATTGATTGTAGTGGGCCTGCCAATGCCGCAGGGGCTGAGCGAGACGGCAAGCCAGATCCGCATCGGCGCCAGTGAATACTGGACGTTGTTCCGGTCCCGCAACAGTATTCGAACGACCTTCTTCTTCGTGCTTTTGCTGATCACTGCGCTGGTGTTTTTCTCCAGCATGTGGCTGGCGCTTTTCCTGTCAAAACAAATCACGCGGCCCGTCGAGGCGTTGGCGGATGCCATGGATGAAATCGCTGACGGCCGCCTGGATAAACGTGTCGCTGTTGAATCAAGTGGCGAGATGGCTGAACTGGTAAGAGCTTTTAACCACATGGCGCAGGATCTTGAGACCAGTCGCCACATGGCCGAGAGTTCTCGCGAGCAGCTTTCTGCTGCCAACCAGGCTCTTGAAGAGCGTCGCCGCGAGTTGGAGACGATTCTTGAAACCATCCCCAGTGGCGTGGTTACGCTCGATAAAAATGGCGCGATTCTGCTGGCGAATCGCGCGTTCGCCGCGCTCATGGGACTTGATGGTGGACGTGGCGAAGAGAGTCATCTGAGCGGCCGGAAGATCGATACATTATTCCCTGCCGATTGCAGCGACGATCTTGCGCGTGTTATCCGCCGCAGTTATCGTATGGGCGCAGCGTCCACCGAGGTTGAGACAACAGCTCTCGGGCGAGCCGTGCACCTGGCTGTTACAAGCGCACGCCTGGAGCTTGGGCCTGGCAAGCAAGGCGCAGTGCTCGTGGTTGAAGACACCACGGAGCTGCTGCGTGCGCAACGCCAGTTGGCATGGAAGGAAGTTGCCCAGCGTGTCGCGCATGAGATCAAGAATCCACTTACGCCCATTGCGCTTTCAGCCGAACGGATTCGCAAACATCTCGATCGCGCAACGGATGATTCTCCCAGCGTGATTCGCAAGTGCAGCGAAGTTATTCTTGGCTGCGTCGGCACACTCCGTACGCTGGTTGACCAATTCGCAGCGCTGGCACAGTTCCCCGCACCACAGCCTCGTCCATGCGATATGAATCAGATACTCGAGGACGCCATGTTGCTGTTCTCCGGGCGCATGGAGGGGATTACGATTCGACAGACACTGGAGCCGGGTCTTCCGCCGGTTATGGCTGATCCCGATGCTGTAAAGCGTGCGCTGGCGAACCTGATCGACAACGCAGCAGAGGCCATGCAGACGAGCCTTCTGCGCGTGCTCACCGTCACCACGGCGCTTAGCGAGGATGGAAGTTCAGTCGAAGTTGCCGTATCTGACACCGGTCATGGACTGACGGATGAGATTCGCGAACGCCTGTTCCTGCCCTTCTATTCGACCAAGCAGCGTGGCACCGGCCTTGGCCTTTCGATTGCGGCCAAGATTGCGCAGGAACATCACGGCTCAATCCGCGCAGAGACGAATGCGCCCAAGGGAGCGCGCTTCCTGTTATGCCTGCCGGTGATGGAGGGTTCGGTGATGAATGGCCGCACTGTCCTGACCATGCAGGCTAACCGCGAGATCAGACAAGAGAACAAACTGGATCAGAACAAACCGGCTCAGAGCAAACTGGCTCAGAACGAGCAGGGCCAGAGCGAGCCGAATCAGGACGAGCCGGAAACGATAGTAGCTGCATCCAACACACTACGATGA
- a CDS encoding sigma-54-dependent transcriptional regulator: MNHILIVDDEAEIRASLEEILREEGYGVASTGSAAEAITLLQDAPYDVVLLDIWLPDRDGLDVLGDVHALAAESRPEVVIISGHGTIETAVKATKLGAYDFLEKPLSLDRTLIVLKNAVEARRMRRDNLEFKRQFSAQSILTGESISAKALRQQIRLMAPTNGRVLIYGESGTGKELIARAIHAESLRRDSVFVELNCAAIPEAHIEAELFGYRHGSHPTGLAGTPSEKRGTLERADGGTLFLDEVGDMSLKTQAKVLSAIDDQLFTPVGGTQPIRVDVRVIAATNKNLEEEILKGNFREDLFYRLNVVPFSVPPLRERKQDIPPLVREFLREFGRQYGRPRMEVSEEALDALAHHSWPGNVRELKNLVERILILNPRALRIERKHLPPLTQRSNARSADDFSTLQQARDAYERDYIQKKLEEAKANVSRAAELLGLERSHLYRKMKALGISVRE, translated from the coding sequence ATGAATCACATTCTGATAGTTGACGACGAGGCCGAGATTCGCGCTTCACTCGAAGAGATTCTGCGTGAAGAGGGATACGGCGTAGCATCCACAGGAAGTGCGGCCGAGGCCATCACTTTACTCCAGGATGCGCCATACGATGTTGTGCTGCTCGATATCTGGCTTCCCGATCGAGACGGCCTCGATGTGCTTGGGGATGTGCATGCGCTGGCTGCTGAAAGCAGACCCGAGGTGGTGATCATCTCTGGCCATGGAACCATCGAGACAGCGGTGAAAGCGACTAAGCTGGGAGCATACGATTTTCTCGAAAAGCCGCTCTCTCTGGATCGCACACTGATCGTTCTCAAGAACGCTGTCGAAGCGCGGCGGATGCGTCGAGACAATCTTGAATTCAAAAGGCAGTTCTCTGCGCAGAGTATTCTCACCGGTGAAAGTATTTCTGCCAAGGCGCTTCGCCAGCAGATTCGGCTCATGGCTCCGACGAATGGGCGCGTGTTGATCTACGGAGAATCAGGCACGGGCAAGGAGCTGATCGCGCGAGCTATTCATGCGGAAAGCTTGCGTCGTGACAGTGTTTTTGTTGAGTTGAACTGCGCCGCTATTCCCGAGGCGCATATTGAAGCGGAGCTGTTCGGCTATCGTCATGGCTCGCATCCGACTGGGCTGGCCGGCACGCCATCTGAAAAGCGCGGAACACTGGAACGCGCCGATGGCGGAACCTTGTTTCTCGACGAAGTCGGCGACATGAGCCTCAAGACCCAGGCCAAAGTGCTCTCGGCGATTGATGACCAGTTGTTTACGCCTGTCGGAGGAACGCAACCGATTCGCGTCGATGTGCGCGTGATTGCAGCGACGAACAAGAATCTGGAAGAGGAAATTCTCAAGGGCAACTTCCGTGAGGATCTCTTCTATCGTCTGAATGTCGTGCCGTTTTCCGTGCCTCCGCTGCGGGAGCGCAAGCAGGATATTCCTCCGCTGGTGCGTGAGTTTTTACGTGAATTTGGCCGCCAGTACGGACGGCCGCGCATGGAGGTGAGCGAAGAGGCATTGGATGCTCTTGCGCATCATTCGTGGCCGGGAAACGTGCGCGAACTCAAGAATCTCGTCGAGCGAATACTGATTCTCAATCCGCGAGCGCTGCGTATCGAACGCAAGCATCTGCCGCCACTGACGCAACGCTCCAATGCTCGCAGCGCAGATGATTTTTCAACACTGCAGCAGGCCCGCGACGCTTACGAGCGCGACTACATTCAAAAGAAATTGGAAGAGGCGAAGGCAAATGTCAGCCGTGCGGCTGAACTGCTGGGCCTGGAGCGGAGCCATCTTTATCGCAAGATGAAGGCGCTGGGAATCAGCGTCAGGGAATAG
- a CDS encoding TonB-dependent receptor, whose amino-acid sequence MPFTRGLISRFFALLVFVLTASSLFAQSGGNSGIVFGTVTDGSGAVVVGAKVVIQNPVSGYLRTVATDSTGKYVFSNLPFNPYHLTISASGFSPYTRDVDVRSTVGVTLTDNLSAGGGATTIKVEANDLLENDSTFHTDVDRGLFQKLPLESQSSSLSSLVTMSSPGVAADSNGLFHGLGDHASNSFSVDGQPITDQQSKVFSNQIPSNSVQSIEVISGAPPAEFGGKTSLVIQVTTRSGQGVSTPTGSVTSSYGTFGSATGAIDLSYGGKNWGNFIEIDGLNTGRFLDPPEFKVFHDKGNEENVFDRVDRNFTDKDAVHVNFNYSRSWFQTPNAFDNLNVSNVVSGGTTANPVLGNVGDADQRSQIGTFDIAPTYTRVLNNYAVFNFGPYVRRDAYNYYPSGNPLADLGPANLQTSSISQFRTLTNAGVHTDVSYSRGINVIKIGANYSQTFLRENDSLGIVDPTYEFSAPCVDANGNPVAGFSTPGICGANSANPNYLSVLAPYDLTRGGSNYNYAGRTDVKEIALYAQDQITAGNWLFNLGIRGDLYNGLTIARQAEPRVGVSYKIKQSSTVLRVSYARTLETPFNENLVLSSQGCSNAVLNPLLLCSPGATGTLEPGFRNEFHAGLQQAFGKNLVISGDYIWKYTHNAFDFSVLGNTPITFPIDWHNSKIPGYAIRADVPSFHNISAFVVMSSVAARFFPPQTAGAGAAPGNSNLPFRIDHDEKFNETTHVQYQVPEKLGKVNAPWIGFNWRFDSGLTAGSVPCYNNTGDPNSPCGASALPNGTPAIDLSGLTADEQFQAGLTCNGMRATPTQAIEYQGTSLCPANLLTSKLVQIPAPNTENDDKNPPRIAPRNVFDASIGEDNLFNGDKNRWSLRLSAVNLSNKYALYNFLSTFSGTHYLTPRAMTAELGFHF is encoded by the coding sequence ATGCCGTTTACTCGCGGCCTTATATCTCGTTTCTTTGCTCTTTTAGTATTCGTCCTTACTGCTTCGTCGCTGTTTGCCCAGTCTGGTGGCAACTCAGGCATCGTTTTCGGTACTGTGACGGATGGATCCGGCGCAGTTGTCGTAGGCGCCAAGGTAGTGATTCAAAACCCTGTCAGCGGTTATTTGCGGACGGTCGCTACCGACAGCACAGGCAAGTATGTTTTTTCTAACCTGCCCTTCAATCCTTATCATCTGACCATTTCCGCCTCTGGCTTTAGCCCCTACACGCGCGACGTGGATGTACGCTCAACCGTTGGTGTCACCCTAACCGACAACCTCTCGGCAGGCGGTGGAGCAACGACGATCAAGGTCGAAGCGAACGATCTTTTGGAGAATGACTCGACTTTCCACACCGATGTGGATCGCGGCCTGTTCCAAAAGCTCCCGCTGGAGAGCCAATCGTCTTCACTCAGCTCGTTGGTGACGATGTCGTCTCCTGGCGTGGCAGCGGACTCCAATGGACTCTTTCACGGGCTTGGCGATCATGCCTCGAACTCGTTTTCAGTCGATGGGCAGCCGATCACCGATCAGCAAAGCAAGGTATTTTCCAACCAGATTCCGTCGAATTCCGTGCAGTCGATTGAAGTGATCTCGGGTGCGCCTCCGGCAGAGTTCGGTGGTAAAACCAGCCTCGTCATCCAGGTGACAACGCGTTCCGGCCAGGGTGTTTCGACGCCGACGGGCAGTGTTACCAGCTCCTACGGTACATTTGGATCGGCAACCGGTGCGATCGACCTGAGCTACGGTGGCAAAAACTGGGGCAACTTCATCGAGATTGACGGCTTGAATACCGGTCGCTTCCTCGATCCGCCGGAGTTCAAGGTCTTCCACGACAAGGGCAACGAAGAGAATGTCTTTGACCGCGTAGATCGCAACTTTACGGACAAGGATGCGGTTCACGTAAATTTCAATTACAGCCGTTCCTGGTTTCAGACACCGAACGCGTTTGACAATTTGAATGTATCGAACGTGGTGAGTGGTGGAACAACGGCGAACCCCGTCCTGGGCAACGTTGGCGATGCAGATCAACGGTCTCAGATCGGCACCTTTGACATCGCGCCAACCTACACGCGCGTTCTCAATAATTACGCGGTATTCAACTTTGGCCCCTATGTACGCCGGGATGCCTATAACTACTATCCTAGCGGCAACCCATTAGCCGATCTCGGACCGGCCAATCTGCAGACCTCGTCCATCAGCCAGTTCCGGACGCTGACCAATGCCGGCGTTCACACGGACGTCTCTTACTCGCGCGGAATCAACGTCATCAAGATAGGCGCGAATTACTCGCAGACTTTCCTGCGGGAGAACGACAGCCTGGGCATCGTAGATCCTACGTACGAGTTCAGCGCACCCTGCGTCGATGCGAATGGCAACCCTGTGGCCGGTTTCTCGACCCCCGGAATCTGCGGAGCCAACAGCGCTAATCCGAATTATCTTTCTGTCCTAGCGCCCTATGATTTGACGCGTGGCGGCAGCAACTACAACTACGCCGGCCGTACCGATGTGAAGGAGATTGCGCTTTACGCGCAGGATCAAATCACGGCGGGTAACTGGCTCTTCAACCTCGGTATTCGCGGTGATCTCTATAACGGATTGACGATTGCTCGTCAGGCCGAGCCGCGTGTGGGTGTTTCTTACAAGATCAAGCAATCCAGCACGGTACTGCGCGTCTCGTATGCCCGCACTCTTGAAACCCCGTTCAACGAGAACCTGGTGCTTTCGAGCCAGGGATGTTCGAATGCCGTACTGAACCCGCTGCTGCTTTGCAGCCCTGGTGCGACTGGAACATTGGAGCCCGGCTTCCGCAATGAGTTCCATGCGGGCTTGCAACAGGCTTTCGGCAAGAACCTGGTCATCAGCGGCGACTATATCTGGAAGTACACGCACAATGCTTTCGATTTCAGCGTACTCGGCAATACGCCGATTACCTTCCCGATCGATTGGCACAACTCCAAGATCCCTGGATACGCGATTCGTGCGGATGTCCCGAGCTTCCACAACATTTCAGCCTTCGTGGTCATGTCATCCGTCGCGGCACGCTTCTTCCCGCCACAGACGGCTGGTGCAGGAGCTGCACCTGGCAATAGCAACTTGCCCTTCCGCATCGACCACGACGAAAAGTTCAACGAGACGACCCACGTGCAGTACCAGGTTCCTGAGAAGCTGGGCAAGGTTAACGCACCGTGGATCGGCTTTAACTGGCGCTTTGACAGCGGTCTGACGGCTGGCTCTGTGCCTTGCTACAACAACACCGGCGATCCGAACAGCCCTTGCGGTGCCTCGGCATTGCCCAATGGCACTCCGGCTATTGATCTCAGCGGTCTAACGGCAGATGAGCAGTTCCAGGCAGGGTTGACCTGCAATGGTATGCGCGCTACGCCGACCCAGGCGATTGAGTATCAGGGCACGAGCCTGTGCCCGGCCAATCTGCTCACCTCGAAGCTGGTTCAGATTCCCGCTCCGAACACGGAGAACGACGACAAGAACCCTCCACGCATTGCACCGCGTAACGTGTTTGACGCCTCCATTGGCGAGGACAACCTCTTCAATGGCGATAAGAACCGGTGGAGCCTGCGCCTTTCCGCCGTCAACCTCTCCAACAAATACGCTCTTTACAACTTTCTCTCCACCTTCAGCGGCACGCACTATCTAACACCGCGTGCGATGACGGCGGAGCTTGGGTTCCACTTCTAA
- a CDS encoding CTP synthase, with translation MSAKYIFVTGGVVSSLGKGLAAASIGCLLESRGLKVNLMKFDPYLNVDPGTMSPFQHGEVFVTDDGAETDLDLGHYERFTHAHLSRENNLTTGRIYEQIILKERRGDYLGKTVQVIPHVTNEIKNAMRKVASHGADVVIVEIGGTVGDIESLPFLEAIRQMRQELGRENTVFVHVTLVPWIAAAQELKTKPTQHSVKELLSIGIQADILLCRTDRYLARDMKSKIAAFCNVEERAVVTAKDVQSIYECPLVFAEEGVDALALKYLHLDAPEPELTKWKDIVHRAYNPRDTVSIAIVGKYVEYEDSYKSLKEALVHGALAHNLKLSVTWIEAEGLESNEAGEASYEQQLQGFDGILVPGGFGKRGIEGMLNAIRYARENKVPYFGICLGMQTACIEFARNVCGLKAANSSEFDPSTEHRVIYKLRELLGVEEMGGTMRLGAWECVLQPDSLAFKAYGTTEISERHRHRYEFNREYEALLTGGGLRLTGTTPDATYVEIVEIPDHPFFLGCQFHPEFKSKPLEPHPLFRDFVAASYANRLSSGARQAAESGAQKSE, from the coding sequence ATGTCGGCAAAGTACATCTTTGTGACGGGCGGAGTCGTGTCCAGTTTAGGCAAGGGGCTCGCCGCAGCCTCCATCGGTTGCCTGCTGGAAAGTCGTGGTCTCAAGGTCAATCTGATGAAGTTTGACCCCTATTTGAACGTGGACCCTGGCACGATGTCGCCCTTCCAGCACGGTGAGGTCTTCGTCACCGATGACGGCGCCGAAACAGACCTCGATCTCGGTCACTACGAACGGTTTACGCACGCGCATCTCAGCCGTGAGAACAACCTGACGACCGGCCGCATCTACGAGCAGATCATCCTCAAAGAACGCCGCGGCGACTATCTGGGCAAGACCGTTCAGGTGATTCCGCACGTTACCAATGAAATCAAGAACGCCATGCGCAAAGTGGCGTCGCACGGAGCCGATGTCGTCATCGTCGAGATTGGCGGCACGGTCGGCGATATCGAATCGCTGCCGTTCCTCGAAGCCATCCGCCAGATGCGACAGGAACTGGGCCGCGAGAATACCGTTTTCGTCCACGTGACTCTCGTGCCGTGGATTGCTGCCGCACAGGAACTGAAAACCAAGCCCACGCAGCATTCCGTGAAGGAACTGCTCTCCATCGGCATTCAGGCCGATATTCTGCTTTGCCGCACGGATCGCTATCTGGCCCGCGATATGAAGTCCAAAATCGCAGCCTTCTGCAACGTCGAGGAGCGCGCTGTCGTTACGGCAAAAGATGTGCAGTCCATCTATGAGTGCCCGTTGGTCTTCGCAGAAGAAGGCGTCGATGCCCTGGCCCTGAAGTATCTGCACCTCGACGCTCCCGAACCGGAACTGACGAAGTGGAAGGATATCGTTCATCGCGCCTACAACCCCAGGGACACCGTATCCATCGCCATCGTAGGCAAGTACGTAGAGTATGAAGACAGCTACAAATCGCTCAAGGAAGCGCTGGTGCATGGCGCTCTGGCTCACAATCTCAAGCTGAGCGTTACCTGGATTGAGGCCGAAGGGCTGGAGTCGAACGAGGCAGGCGAGGCCTCTTACGAGCAGCAATTACAGGGCTTTGACGGCATTCTCGTGCCGGGCGGTTTTGGCAAGCGCGGCATTGAAGGCATGTTGAATGCGATTCGTTACGCGCGAGAGAATAAAGTTCCGTACTTCGGCATTTGCCTCGGTATGCAGACTGCCTGTATTGAATTCGCGCGCAATGTTTGTGGCCTCAAGGCAGCTAACTCCAGCGAGTTCGATCCCTCCACCGAGCATCGCGTCATCTACAAGCTGCGCGAGTTGCTGGGCGTAGAAGAGATGGGCGGAACCATGCGTCTGGGCGCGTGGGAGTGCGTCCTGCAGCCGGATTCGCTTGCATTCAAAGCCTATGGCACTACCGAGATCAGCGAACGCCATCGCCACCGCTACGAATTCAACCGCGAATACGAAGCGCTGTTGACCGGCGGAGGCTTGCGCCTCACGGGTACGACGCCTGACGCGACCTATGTTGAGATCGTCGAGATCCCGGATCATCCATTCTTCCTCGGTTGCCAGTTTCATCCAGAGTTCAAGTCGAAGCCGCTTGAGCCGCATCCCTTGTTCCGCGATTTTGTGGCAGCAAGTTACGCCAATCGCCTTTCCAGCGGAGCCAGACAGGCCGCTGAATCCGGCGCACAGAAATCGGAGTAG